The Aspergillus oryzae RIB40 DNA, chromosome 5 genome segment CCGGCAGCCGACACCGCCAGTTCCATACCAGGGGAATTATTTGTGAAAGTCAAGAATACATCTGCAATTCCCCTCCGAGCTGCGTACCTTCATGGCCCATATACCCTCTATACGTCCTGCTACCCATCCACGTTCGACCCAAATGTCAAACTCGATCAGCAAGCCACCGAAGGCATTCCGCAGTTTGAACCTTATCTCAAAGCTGGGGGCAGTTGGAATGCCGTCATCACCGTGCCCCGGCGTCTTCGTCAAAAGCCAGAGGTCGCTTCCGCCGAGCCCCAAAGTCACCAGAAAGTAACGTGGATCATAGAGATTGTATCCCAAGTGATATTTTCGAGTACTGCATCCGTCAATTTTGAGCTTTTGGTGGGCCGCGACCAAAAATCAGTGGAGCTATATTCCTCTAGTGCCGCGTCGACCACCGGGTTCCAAGCAGCTCAACTAAGTGACCACTGGTTACCGAATGCGAAAGGCAAGCAAGTGTTTGCTACAAACGGGGTGTATTCCAGATCTATAACGTTGCAGATAGATGATACTGTGAGTCTCTGGAACACGCCCGCCTTTCCTTCGTCCGACAAAAGCTGCGGGGCGGAAAAGGATAAAGGGCCAAGCGAAGACAGTCCAACAAACAATGACGAAGCGTCGACGAGACCCAGCGAGCCAGTTAATCAGTCGCATAACAACAGGcgtaaaaagaaaatacacCTTGTGGTTCTGACCCATGGCCTACATAGCAACCTTGGTGCTGACATGCTTTATCTTAAGGAGAGCATTGATACTGCAGCCAGAAAAGCTAAGGAACAAGCCTATAATGCTCGTCAAAAACATAAAAGCGAACAGAGCAGCAaccatgatgctgatgctgatgctgatgatgctgatgatgctgatgatgctgatgatgctgatgatgctgatgatgctgatgatgctgatgatgctgatgatgatgatgatgatgatgatgatgatgacgacgacgacgacgatgagcAAGTCATTGTTAGAGGATTTCCTGGCAATGCAGTCCGTACGGAACGCGGGATTCAGTATCTTGGCAAGCGTCTCGCCAAATATGTCTTGCTAATGACATATCCAGACCAGCCTTGCAACCCTTATCACAATGCAAAGGCCAAAACCCTACCAAAATCTCTCGCCCCCTGGAGGAACGCGGCGGCGGAGTTTCCTAAGGACCATACGGCTTCTGTGCCAGGGCCAACCGGAGGGGGTCATGCCTATCGAGTCACTAGCATCAGCTTTATCGGCCATTCTCTCGGCGGACTCATTCAGACATATGCCATAGCATACATTCAGAAACATTCTCCTGAATTCTTTGATGTGGTTAGGCCCGTTAACTTCATCGCCTTAGCGACACCTTTTCTCGGTTTGAGTAACGAAAACCCTATGTACATCCGCTTTGCCTTAGACTTAGGTCTGGTTGGTCGGACGGGCCAGGATCTAGGACTTAGTTGGACAGCGCCTCGAGTGAGAAGTGGCTGGGAATCTATAATTGGTGGGAAAGGCAATTCCTCTAAACAACAAGGACAATCAGATGCTGGATCAAAACCTCTATTGAGAATCCTTCCCTGTGGTCCTGCACATGAAGTTCTCGCCAAATTCCAGCATCGTACAGTCTACTCTAATGTGGTCAATGATGGCATTGTACCTTTGAGGacttcttgtcttcttttcctcgacTGGAGAGGATTAGAACGAGTTGAAAAGGCGCGGAGAGAAAATGGGATAGTTGGTACAATGGCGGAATGGGGGTGGGCCGAATTGACCGGCGCAAATTCAAAATCGCCACGGACGACTCGCTCTGGTACAGAGTCGGAGTGGAAAGATACTGAGGAGGAAATCACTAATGCCTACAAGGACATACCGACGACACAGATACCCTCACATCGGGCTACAACGCCTGCCAATGCCCCGATCTATCATCAGCCATTAGATCAATCCCAACATTCAATTTGGTCTAATACGACGATAGACGCAGATCCAAATGACAACCAACCTATAACCCATGGCCCCTTGAGCAGTCTTTTTTCCATATTCCGGCCGAAAGAAGCTGTTAAAATACCCCTTGGGCACAAGCAATCTAAGATGCTCAAACGTAGCCAGACACTTGGCACATCCAGTGGTGTCATACAGGGACCGCCGTCTCCTTGTGCACCTACTCATGAATCATATGCCGATAGTCAACCGTCTGAAGAGTATGGGCTTTATGCGCCGCCAAAGACGACCCTCTTTGAGTCAGCCAGTGATCTTCTCATGCCACCCCTTCCGCCTATTGAATTTATAATTGATCCTACTTCAAGACCTCGAACTATTTTCCATGACCGGGTCTATAGCCCTGAGGACATACCTCCCCCCTTGACTCCTAAGAGACGAACCTTAACCTTTGGTTCTTCCCAAAGTAAGGTCTCGAAAACAGGGCCATTTTCATCGGATGAATCTCCACATCGTGGCTCAAACGAGAGCGAGAGTGGGCTCAAagtcgaagagaagatcgcCAGGGCTTATCACCGTGACTTAACGTGGCGAAAAGTTCTCGTTCGCCTTGAACCAGATGCACACAACAATATCATTGTTCGACGAATGTTCACGAACGCGTATGGCTGGCCCGTGGTAAAGCATCTTGTTGATACTCACTTTGGGTATACATCTGCGGCCCAATCTAAAGATGATTCCGCGAAAAGGGTGGAAAGGGCAATGCCACCCGCAGTCCCAACAAATAGCTTAGGTGAAGAAGTGCAAGGACAAGTTGAACACCTATAGATGATTCGACTTCCGCACGAGGGTTTCCAGGAAGCCCAGTCGTCGGCATTGGTTCTACTGATCAAACCGTGCCCAGCTTATCTAAATCCAGGAAAGTTGGCTAAACTCTCCGCGCAAGTAGAGGTTTGTATAATGGATTATGCTTGGTTTTTTTACACCCCTCTTATTTGTATATTTTCCCTCGAGCTTTGtttattgtatgtacatacatagacTTATGAGGGCATCCTCCCCTGTATATGCGTTAGTGGATAGTAGTATATCATTGTTTCTCAACCCACAGCCTAGGAaacctttccctttctctttcacatCTCCTCTCCtgcttccttcttgtccttttctttttgaaacGAGAAGACCTGGTCTTTGGCCAGCCGTATTGCTAGTAGGCTTGTGCCAGTACGACGGATACGTCAATACTCAAGCTTCCCTTGAATATTTGCCCAGAATTCCTCAACAAGCTCCCGTTGACCAATCTGGCTTGGAGAAGCTCTGACAGCAAGGTAGACTCTTCCGTCTATGACGGCCTGCCACCCGCCGGGATTACCATCAACCATGATACCGCCGGCCTCAGTGAGGATAACCCAGCCAGCACACACATCCCATGCCCAACAGCCGCCTTCCCAGTACAAGTCAAGAGTGCCAGCGGCTAC includes the following:
- a CDS encoding lipase ROG1 family protein (predicted alpha/beta hydrolase) gives rise to the protein MEIKEHMYVLATMVPRLEREYTVTYTPAADTASSIPGELFVKVKNTSAIPLRAAYLHGPYTLYTSCYPSTFDPNVKLDQQATEGIPQFEPYLKAGGSWNAVITVPRRLRQKPEVASAEPQSHQKVTWIIEIVSQVIFSSTASVNFELLVGRDQKSVELYSSSAASTTGFQAAQLSDHWLPNAKGKQVFATNGVYSRSITLQIDDTVSLWNTPAFPSSDKSCGAEKDKGPSEDSPTNNDEASTRPSEPVNQSHNNRRKKKIHLVVLTHGLHSNLGADMLYLKESIDTAARKAKEQAYNARQKHKSEQSSNHDADADADDADDADDADDADDADDADDADDADDDDDDDDDDDDDDDDEQVIVRGFPGNAVRTERGIQYLGKRLAKYVLLMTYPDQPCNPYHNAKAKTLPKSLAPWRNAAAEFPKDHTASVPGPTGGGHAYRVTSISFIGHSLGGLIQTYAIAYIQKHSPEFFDVVRPVNFIALATPFLGLSNENPMYIRFALDLGLVGRTGQDLGLSWTAPRVRSGWESIIGGKGNSSKQQGQSDAGSKPLLRILPCGPAHEVLAKFQHRTVYSNVVNDGIVPLRTSCLLFLDWRGLERVEKARRENGIGPPSPCAPTHESYADSQPSEEYGLYAPPKTTLFESASDLLMPPLPPIEFIIDPTSRPRTIFHDRVYSPEDIPPPLTPKRRTLTFGSSQSKVSKTGPFSSDESPHRGSNESESGLKVEEKIARAYHRDLTWRKVLVRLEPDAHNNIIVRRMFTNAYGWPVVKHLVDTHFGYTSAAQSKDDSAKRVERAMPPAVPTNSLGEEVQGQVEHL